Proteins encoded together in one Anopheles darlingi chromosome 3, idAnoDarlMG_H_01, whole genome shotgun sequence window:
- the LOC125957661 gene encoding protein sneaky, translating to MTTVCSTVQIFEPEVFPGLGCAFSLQVRCIGTLCLTGFLGRAGRNVLKTLTITLVLAGPIENMVLNGKEVVRVLACSSELAFNLTLTRVDLMSKPFQNALLESRSRLPELKQEFSEIVSIVEPLVREVEGSTETNHSEEQPGDGSILSAADYQDMYVAKLNERCLAQLETGVERCQRAFEKSYDECNESLPPVVNSFLCWPMKIDYACSSAELFGVGTVCKMEDVLDDDFGENYRLLKKAERQLTGGVSNIEIDYELPDLRNHPGFQNIKSASKQMGHELGERVEALGMLMYLVRKVFAFIFLRVIYYSVRYHNEYLWKIDFSNFYLTEEFRIIDARRASEGHSRLLPFRAVQRTELVDTRTGICNRRELSHVVGALATLTFHVLSTTVLILMDTLLSETLEIVARHSSIEYHQQGYHSVNVTVRYARR from the exons ATGACAACGGTGTGTTCGACGGTGCAGATCTTTGAACCCGAGGTCTTTCCAGGTCTGGGTTGCGCATTCTCACTGCAAGTGCGCTGCATCGGTACGCTCTGTTTGACCGGCTTTCTCGGTAGGGCGGGACGGAATGTGCTTAAAACACTCACCATCACGCTCGTGCTGGCGGGTCCCATTGAGAATATGGTGCTGAACGGGAAGGAAGTGGTTCGGGTGTTGGCCTGCTCATCCGAGCTTGCCTTCAACCTAACGCTAACACGCGTCGACCTGATGTCGAAACCGTTCCAGAATGCGCTCCTGGAAAGTCGTTCCCGGTTGCCTGAGTTGAAGCAAGAGTTTTCCGAGATTGTCTCCATAGTGGAGCCCCTGGTGCGGGAGGTTGAGGGGTCAACTGAAACGAACCACTCGGAAGAACAACCCGGTGACGGGTCGATCCTCTCGGCTGCGGACTATCAGGACATGTACGTGGCAAAGCTGAATGAACGCTGTTTGGCTCAGCTCGAGACCGGTGTTGAACGGTGTCAGCGGGCGTTCGAGAAGTCGTACGATGAGTGCAACGAGAGCCTACCTCCCGTGGTCAATTCATTCCTCTGTTGGCCTATGAAGATCGATTATGCTTGCAGTTCGGCCGAACTGTTCGGTGTCGGTACCGTCTGCAAGATGGAAGACGTCTTGGATGACGATTTCGGTGAGAACTATCGCCTACTGAAGAAGGCCGAGCGACAGCTCACTGGTGGTGTGAGTAACATTGAGATCGACTATGAACTGCCCGACCTACGGAATCATCCCGGTTTTCA GAATATCAAGAGTGCCTCAAAACAAATGGGCCACGAGTTGGGCGAAAGGGTGGAAGCGCTCGGAATGCTAATGTACCTTGTACGCAAGGTGTTTGCATTCATTTTCCTCCGTGTCATCTACTACTCGGTTCGCTATCACAACGAGTATCTGTGGAAAATCGACTTCAGCAACTTCTATCTGACCGAAGAGTTCCGCATTATCGATGCACGACGTGCCTCGGAAGGCCATTCCAGATTGCTGCCATTCCGGGCGGTGCAACGAACCGAATTAGTGGACACGCGGACCGGAATATGCAATCGGCGGGAGCTAAGTCATGTGGTAGGAGCATTAGCTACCCTTACCTTCCATGTCCTCTCTACCACCGTGCTGATTCTAATGGATACTCTTCTCTCGGAGACGCTAGAGATCGTTGCCCGCCACTCGTCCATCGAATACCATCAGCAGGGTTACCATAGCGTCAATGTTACGGTACGTTACGCCAGAAGGTAG